GGGTAGTCTCGTTTCGTCGTGcccgagcagcaacaggaatGGAGCATCGGCCCGGAAGTATACCGACGGTAGCGACCGGAACACCGTGGACGTCGTGATCGCCCCACCCTCCGTGCCCTTCTCGTTGATGTCCAGCTCCACCTTGTGGATGAATTCGCTAACGTGCAactgttgccgttgctgttgTCGAGTCGGTTCGAGTCGATCGGTGGCTACGGTCTCACGGAAACCATTACTACTCGGTtggttgctggctggctgtcggTTATTTTCAGTTCCACGTCGCCAGCCGGTTGGCATTGCGGCCGTAGAATGATGATCGTCTTCCGGAAACACTACGGACGACGGATCGGACGTTTCACCGAAGCGCGTTGCATACCCACTGGCAACGATCGACGATGGTGGCGCAATCATTCCCGACAGATCGCTCTGGCCACGTTCGAAGATTGTACGCAGCCCGAGACGCTGCAACACGTCGCGCAGATTGATCGTGTTCGAGATGCGCATCTTCGGCAGCTGTAGGTACAACTTGCGCGTCGTCATCTTCGTCACCATGTCACCGATTATGGCCGGTGTGAGGCCGCGCTGGAAGTCCTGCATGCGCTGGCGGGTCGAGTTGACCGGCATGATGATGTAGAGCGCCGTCTTGTTGCTCTGGTACGACAAGCCGACGATCCTCGCGCCGTACTCGGACGACGCATCGTAGTAGGGGAAGCAGCCGATGGCCGCCATCGCGAGAACCGGTTTGGAGGGCCGCTCGTACCCGTCCGGATAAAACGGCTTGAGTTC
The sequence above is drawn from the Anopheles bellator unplaced genomic scaffold, idAnoBellAS_SP24_06.2 scaffold02242_ctg1, whole genome shotgun sequence genome and encodes:
- the LOC131214748 gene encoding serine protease inhibitor 28Dc-like; the protein is SAAVTELARSIGAIMGQQSNAGVFSPVSIACALSLMLIGAGGETKRELVRVLGFQQFEHNLLNIHQLYSDMLNDLAKTQFDAVPPFWRTANPCYDGDDGPDEDAGYDPPTKDTIRVTNAVFVQDGLQLNGTFQYESRRYYNSTAENVPFTSDPGRAAAHINRWASHSTEGKIREIVSSSFAAETEMVVASALYFKGLWSEMFEKQATELKPFYPDGYERPSKPVLAMAAIGCFPYYDASSEYGARIVGLSYQSNKTALYIIMPVNSTRQRMQDFQRGLTPAIIGDMVTKMTTRKLYLQLPKMRISNTINLRDVLQRLGLRTIFERGQSDLSGMIAPPSSIVASGYATRFGETSDPSSVVFPEDDHHSTAAMPTGWRRGTENNRQPASNQPSSNGFRETVATDRLEPTRQQQRQQLHVSEFIHKVELDINEKGTEGGAITTSTVFRSLPSVYFRADAPFLLLLGHDETRLPLFYGSIYDPSSS